Within Pelistega ratti, the genomic segment TTCTAATAGTTTGCAAGAGGCAATGGCAAGTGGTTTGTGTGTTGTTTCATTTGACTGTGATACGGGCCCTAGAGAGGTGATTAGAGAGGGGATTGATGGTGTATTGGTAAGACCGGTATCCGATAGTAAGGCATTAGCAGAATCTTTAAATCAATTAATGCGTGATGAAAACTTACGACATTATTATGCGAGTAATGCACCAGAGGTGATTCATCGTTTCTCTGCACAGGAAATTAGTGAAAAATGGGATGATTTATTTAGCACTTTATTAGGTTGTCAATAGATTATCTAAAAATAATCTTATGATTTTATAAGAAGTCACTCATGATAATAAAAGCACTGCCAATAGTGTTAAGTTGCTCAAACAGTTCTTACATTTCATTCTAGAAAACTCGCTCGGTTAATCACTATTTCTCCGTGCTTTTTAAAAAGAGTTTAATGAATGATTTTTTTATAAGGAATAAGTTTAAATATCAAATAGGTGCTTTTATTTACGAAAAATAGAGCAATAAATGAATCAAAGAAGTAGGTCATTTGGGCAATATAGCCATAATATCAAATAATTCTCAGCATAAAATGATAAGATTTTATCCCGTATTGATATGAAAAGGTTATCGGTATTGTTACCCTTTTGCTCATAGGTAATCTAGGATAAAATGGATAAACAGTATTCCTCTTTAGGGTAATAGATAGAATAGGGGATAAAAGTAATGTGTGGCATTATTGGACTAATAGGGTCATTTGAACATAAGCAACAGGTTTTAGAGCAAGCTTGCAGACGAATTAAAGAGCGAGGACCAGATAGTGAGGGTGTATGGTTAAGCCCTCAGCAGCATATTGGTCTTGCTCATGTACGATTAGCCATTCAAGATTTATCTCATCAAGGTCATCAACCTATGCATAGCGAGAATCAACGCTATGTTTTGGTCTTTAATGGTGAGATTTATAACCATCTGAGTTTACGTGGACAGATTAACGATAAACAATGGCGAGGGCATTCTGATACGGAAACCTTACTGGCTTGTTTTGAACAATGGGGGGTTGAAGAAACGCTTAAACAGGTAGTAGGTATGTTTGTGTTTGCTTTGTGGGATAAAGAAAAAGAAACATTAGTGTTGGGGAGAGACCGCTTTGGAGAAAAGCCTTTATATTATGCACGAAGTGCGAAAGGGCTTTTATTTGCATCTGATTTAAAAGCCCTCATGCCGATTGATGGATTCTCTCGTACGCTTAATAAAAAAGCGGTTACATTATTCCTTCGTCATAATTATATTCCTGCACCTTATACTATCTTTGACCAAACCTATAAATTGCCTCCTGCCAGTTATTTGGTTTTTACAAAAGATCAGCTCTTTCATCAATATGAATGGTCTATGCCTAAGGAATATTGGTCAGCATATGAGGTAGCAAAACGTAGTAGTGATCGTTTGTTTACGAGTGATGAGGCGGCAATAGATGCTTTTGATGGGGTGTTGTCATCAGCGATTAAAGATCAAATGCTTGCCGATGTTAAACTGGGGGCTTTTTTATCAGGGGGAACAGATTCTTCACTTATTGCCGCATTAATGCAAAAACAAAGTGATGTACCTGTCAAAACTTTTTCTATTGGCTTTAAAGAAGAACAATATAATGAGGCAGATTATGCGAAAGCAGTTGCCCAGCATTTACAAACAGACCATACAGAACTTTATATGGGTGCTGAAGATAGCCTAGCCTTAGTTGAGTATTTACCTAGTGTTTACAGTGAACCCTTTGCAGATTCTTCACAACTACCTGTTTTAATGATGATGCAGATGACTGCTAAACAGGTTAAAGTGGCTTTATCAGGTGATGCTGGTGATGAATTATTTGGTGGCTATAATCGTTATCATCGAGTCTTAAAATGGT encodes:
- the asnB gene encoding asparagine synthase (glutamine-hydrolyzing), whose protein sequence is MCGIIGLIGSFEHKQQVLEQACRRIKERGPDSEGVWLSPQQHIGLAHVRLAIQDLSHQGHQPMHSENQRYVLVFNGEIYNHLSLRGQINDKQWRGHSDTETLLACFEQWGVEETLKQVVGMFVFALWDKEKETLVLGRDRFGEKPLYYARSAKGLLFASDLKALMPIDGFSRTLNKKAVTLFLRHNYIPAPYTIFDQTYKLPPASYLVFTKDQLFHQYEWSMPKEYWSAYEVAKRSSDRLFTSDEAAIDAFDGVLSSAIKDQMLADVKLGAFLSGGTDSSLIAALMQKQSDVPVKTFSIGFKEEQYNEADYAKAVAQHLQTDHTELYMGAEDSLALVEYLPSVYSEPFADSSQLPVLMMMQMTAKQVKVALSGDAGDELFGGYNRYHRVLKWWDYRHKVPKILRPILADICMGMSKQFTSLERQIKWQQLAMVLKAKNSVAFYKPFVSYWKKPAQLVPGTQELPDPFTHHHLRSVLETMMITDTLSYLPDDILVKVDRAAMYYSLETRVPLLDHRVFEFVWDIHPSYKCREGTSKWLMKSLLYRYVPPALLDRPKKGFSVPLGQWLRAPLKAWATDLLSSQRIKQQGLLNDKLIQQVWQEHQSGKSDWSAQLWGLLMLQAWLDAYDISV